In a genomic window of Flavobacterium crassostreae:
- a CDS encoding alpha/beta fold hydrolase: MELPFRIKFSLSRKLKSYELPAISKWHNVSRYFGATENQEKEKEKIKMKLFLKIVTFFIVFSFQKTQSQIIDTLVDVGNHKLHFNIIKGTGIPILFEAGGGSDGTVWSSILKPIAEITGATLITYDREGFGKSTINTLETEISKHGITNSILDLEIGLKKLGYNKQIMLVSHSFGGYFSTLYSVRNPNLVKSIVLIDVNHNFMEKFVESDLKKQEKLIPEWKKTNLGLFYMASNIRETTKMMSELSIPQNIPVVDLINGISPFKETEKVEYWKECHKKFVESHPKSIGITAFECGHGIWFDNPSLVITTIAKSYAETLNKKQKIEVYERILNYAISSSNNVKKENKTYLHSEDNLNNLGYEYLNKNENEKALETFKLNVLLYPNSGNAYDSYGEILLKLNKKEDAIKMYKRSIELNPENENGKKVIIELSKQ, encoded by the coding sequence GTGGAATTACCGTTTCGCATCAAGTTTTCGTTAAGCCGAAAACTGAAGAGTTACGAACTTCCAGCCATCTCAAAGTGGCATAACGTTAGCCGTTATTTTGGCGCTACAGAAAACCAAGAAAAAGAAAAAGAAAAAATAAAAATGAAATTATTCTTAAAAATTGTTACGTTCTTCATAGTTTTTAGTTTTCAAAAAACTCAATCTCAAATAATTGATACTTTGGTAGATGTTGGAAATCATAAATTACATTTCAACATTATAAAAGGAACAGGTATTCCAATTCTTTTTGAGGCTGGTGGCGGAAGTGATGGTACAGTTTGGAGTTCTATTTTAAAACCAATTGCAGAAATTACTGGAGCAACTTTAATTACTTATGACAGAGAAGGTTTTGGAAAAAGTACAATAAATACTTTAGAAACTGAAATTTCAAAACACGGAATAACAAACAGCATTTTGGATTTAGAAATAGGATTAAAAAAATTGGGTTATAACAAACAAATTATGTTAGTTTCCCATTCTTTTGGCGGTTACTTTTCAACTTTATATTCGGTAAGAAATCCAAATCTTGTAAAATCGATTGTGTTGATCGATGTGAACCATAATTTTATGGAAAAGTTTGTGGAAAGTGATTTAAAAAAACAAGAAAAACTTATTCCAGAATGGAAGAAAACCAATCTTGGTTTATTTTATATGGCTTCAAATATTCGTGAAACCACAAAAATGATGAGTGAATTATCAATTCCACAAAATATTCCCGTAGTAGATTTAATAAATGGAATTTCACCATTTAAAGAAACTGAAAAAGTAGAATATTGGAAAGAATGTCATAAAAAGTTTGTTGAAAGTCATCCAAAAAGCATTGGAATTACAGCATTTGAATGCGGTCACGGAATTTGGTTTGACAATCCAAGTTTGGTAATTACAACAATTGCTAAAAGCTATGCTGAAACATTAAATAAAAAACAAAAAATAGAAGTTTATGAACGTATTCTAAATTATGCCATTAGTTCATCAAATAATGTAAAGAAAGAAAATAAGACATATTTACATTCAGAAGATAATCTAAATAATTTAGGCTATGAATATTTAAACAAAAATGAAAATGAAAAAGCTTTAGAAACCTTCAAACTTAATGTTTTATTATATCCAAATAGCGGAAATGCTTATGATAGTTATGGAGAAATATTATTAAAACTAAATAAAAAAGAAGATGCAATTAAAATGTATAAAAGGTCGATTGAATTAAATCCCGAAAATGAAAATGGGAAAAAAGTAATAATTGAACTTTCAAAACAATGA